From Plasmodium sp. gorilla clade G2 genome assembly, contig: PADLG01_00_77, whole genome shotgun sequence:
TGAAAATAGTTGGGTACAGTCATTGAATGAAAATGGATATACGTTTTGTGGAATTGATATTCAATCACATGGGTTATCAGATGCATCAAGAAATGAACGATGTTTTGTTGAAAAGTTTGATAATTTTGTTACTGATGCTGTTCAGGCattagaaatatttataaatgaatgggaaatgaaaaatgaattaaGGCCCATAATACTGTTAGGTTCTTCTATGGGGGGATGTATTGCTATAAAAATGTTTGAacatttatatgaaaaaaataaggaatggaaaaaatatattaaaggtTTAGCACTTGTATCACCCATGATTTGTGTTGACAACGAAATGAAATCATTACGAAATCGAATTATGGTAGGGCTAGGATCTATTCTTAGAAAAATTATACCtctttataaattaaaattttataatataaaaagaaaatatcaTTGGATTACATTGGATGATTGTATAGATccgtattattattatgatgatttAAAAGGTGGTATTGCATTAGAATGTGTATTAGGTGCTCAATCATGTATGACAGATaagatattaaattatatagatgAAAGCGATATagatattatcatatttcaATCAAAATGTGATCGTATAATAGACCCAATTGGATCTTTAAAATTTGTGAATAAGAtggttaatatatataacaaaaaagatGACGaaacaaatttaaatattaataaagataataataataataagaagaaaaaaaaggtatcattaaattgttttaatgataataattatgagaGTGATGATTGTGATGATTGTGGTGATTGTGATGATTGTGATGATTGTGGTGATTGTGATGATTGTGATGATTGTGGTGATTGTGATGAttgtgatgataatgattataatgataattatagtaatacagaagaaataaaaaataatgaaaaaatatttaaaaacatatCACACATGGATTTTAAAAATACCACATCTGACGATTCGTATGATGATATTGATAAATCGTGTAGacataaaaagaattttGTAGTTTTATCAGGTCAAGAATTAAGAGATGAAGACATTTTATGGAAACCATGTAATCACGgacattataaaaattataaaataagaaaaaagatgGAAACATTTGATttcaaaaataaagatgatgAGGAAAATTATAAGCATTTGTGTGCCCACATTTTAAATTATGGATCACACGCATTATCATGTGAGCCAGATAATAAGGTAACATGTTCTATTT
This genomic window contains:
- a CDS encoding alpha/beta hydrolase,putative produces the protein MRTYFWITFQIIIFVVLYKTLKSLLYDNKEHSIKRYLGSRNTAKDKFDDSNEYNDNKKTDVTLCENNNESNLYELNEFIKNLQFDKDKFLNDQNNNILEKEFRKKEYQIVYDDNNPDIDFFTNNKNLKIARYTWKAKTEKPKAYIFALHGIRSHLRNQYLIYYGRPIWVNKNEEINEEYCINDNMEMDVCESNNIFDIEENNLCDKKVEDNSVSSDNFSSDIKDKNNNNENDIRKLLDDVNVLLHDENENDYDIYKNLYYCSKCGLCNYCNCGKRTLSYENSWVQSLNENGYTFCGIDIQSHGLSDASRNERCFVEKFDNFVTDAVQALEIFINEWEMKNELRPIILLGSSMGGCIAIKMFEHLYEKNKEWKKYIKGLALVSPMICVDNEMKSLRNRIMVGLGSILRKIIPLYKLKFYNIKRKYHWITLDDCIDPYYYYDDLKGGIALECVLGAQSCMTDKILNYIDESDIDIIIFQSKCDRIIDPIGSLKFVNKMVNIYNKKDDETNLNINKDNNNNKKKKKVSLNCFNDNNYESDDCDDCGDCDDCDDCGDCDDCDDCGDCDDCDDNDYNDNYSNTEEIKNNEKIFKNISHMDFKNTTSDDSYDDIDKSCRHKKNFVVLSGQELRDEDILWKPCNHGHYKNYKIRKKMETFDFKNKDDEENYKHLCAHILNYGSHALSCEPDNKVTCSILTDWINDIV